From a single Serratia surfactantfaciens genomic region:
- a CDS encoding GntR family transcriptional regulator encodes MGQELDYSRGAKPLYAQLYDILLEKLKNGEYRKNDVLPTEAEFEEMFGVSRITARRALAELVAKGLVKRQAGIGTMVISTSEKQSVKTRISLIDGQQTEAIARNNLSLAPVQPPEPIAQLFDADNALLLTRTIYRQNEEPAQVNYIYLTPRLNTLTLSDLEKGLYCALEQHNENIDAFEDIITAELPTPEDCAILGVSPSVPLLVKTRKGYNEQGLLVEYTIAKHIARYYQYIVENSK; translated from the coding sequence ATGGGACAAGAACTGGACTACTCGCGCGGCGCCAAGCCGCTGTATGCCCAGCTGTATGACATCCTGCTGGAGAAGCTGAAAAACGGCGAATATCGGAAGAACGACGTACTGCCGACAGAAGCCGAGTTTGAAGAAATGTTCGGCGTCAGTCGCATCACCGCGCGGCGGGCGCTGGCCGAACTGGTCGCAAAAGGGTTGGTCAAACGTCAGGCCGGCATCGGCACCATGGTCATCAGCACATCGGAAAAGCAGAGCGTCAAGACCCGAATCAGCTTGATCGACGGCCAGCAAACGGAGGCGATAGCACGCAACAATCTGTCCCTGGCCCCTGTGCAGCCGCCGGAGCCTATCGCGCAGTTGTTCGACGCCGACAACGCGCTACTGCTGACGCGCACCATTTACCGCCAAAACGAGGAACCGGCGCAGGTCAACTATATCTATCTGACCCCGCGTTTAAACACGCTGACGTTGTCGGATCTGGAAAAAGGGTTGTACTGCGCATTGGAACAGCACAACGAAAACATCGATGCCTTCGAGGACATCATCACGGCCGAACTGCCGACGCCGGAAGACTGCGCAATCCTCGGCGTTTCCCCCTCGGTGCCGCTGCTGGTCAAAACCCGCAAAGGGTACAACGAGCAGGGCCTACTGGTGGAATACACCATCGCCAAGCATATCGCGCGTTACTATCAATACATCGTCGAGAACAGCAAATGA
- a CDS encoding anaerobic sulfatase maturase: MTATHGCLVMAKPTGSVCNIDCTYCFYLEKEALYPERQQNWRMSDETLALYIQQHIHAQDGEQVMFSWQGGEPTMMGLPFFRRIVELCQKYAGGKRIQHALQTNGLLLNDEWARFFAEHRFLIGISIDGPQALHDRYRTSRSGKGTHAQVLAALTLLQEHGVEFNTLTVVGKHNVGQAREVYEFLLAAGSRHIQFIPLVERLSTAESTALKLVMPGESAATLAPWTVPAWQYGEFLNQIFDIWVRRDVGRVSVQMFDVALSAWCEQPPVLCVFAETCGHAFALEANGDLYNCDHFVYPEHRLGNIHQQDIRTLNNSEQAHVFGRAKKTSLTPDCRQCEFRFVCHGGCPKHRFAVSPSGHPGHNYLCPGYKHFFRHISREMNLMKDLLANGYPEQAIMYALAQEQRAGAGSAKPNAPCPCGSGKKHKKCCGAKK; this comes from the coding sequence ATGACGGCTACCCACGGTTGTCTGGTGATGGCGAAGCCCACCGGATCGGTTTGCAACATCGACTGCACCTACTGTTTTTATCTTGAAAAAGAGGCGCTTTATCCCGAACGCCAGCAGAACTGGCGCATGTCAGATGAAACGCTGGCGCTGTATATTCAACAGCATATCCATGCTCAGGATGGCGAGCAGGTGATGTTCTCCTGGCAGGGCGGGGAGCCCACCATGATGGGGTTGCCTTTTTTCCGGCGCATCGTCGAACTGTGCCAAAAATATGCCGGCGGCAAGCGCATTCAACACGCGCTGCAAACCAATGGGCTATTGCTGAACGATGAGTGGGCGCGCTTTTTCGCCGAACACCGCTTCCTGATCGGCATTTCGATCGACGGCCCGCAAGCGCTGCACGATCGTTACCGTACCTCGCGCTCGGGCAAAGGCACCCACGCCCAGGTACTGGCCGCCCTCACTCTGCTGCAAGAACACGGCGTCGAATTCAACACGCTTACCGTCGTCGGTAAGCATAACGTCGGCCAGGCGCGCGAGGTTTACGAATTTCTTTTGGCCGCAGGCTCTCGCCATATTCAATTCATTCCATTGGTTGAACGCCTGAGTACGGCGGAGAGCACCGCGCTGAAGCTGGTCATGCCGGGCGAAAGCGCCGCCACGCTGGCGCCCTGGACTGTGCCAGCCTGGCAATACGGCGAGTTTCTCAATCAGATTTTCGATATCTGGGTGCGGCGGGATGTCGGGCGCGTCTCTGTACAGATGTTTGACGTGGCGCTATCCGCCTGGTGCGAACAGCCGCCGGTGCTGTGCGTATTCGCCGAAACCTGTGGGCACGCCTTCGCTCTGGAAGCCAACGGCGATCTGTATAACTGCGATCACTTCGTCTATCCGGAGCATCGGCTGGGGAATATTCATCAGCAAGATATCCGCACCTTGAATAACAGCGAGCAGGCGCATGTGTTCGGCCGCGCGAAAAAGACGTCGCTAACGCCGGATTGCCGCCAATGCGAATTCAGGTTCGTCTGCCACGGCGGATGCCCCAAACACCGCTTCGCCGTGTCGCCGTCCGGCCATCCGGGGCATAACTATCTCTGCCCGGGGTACAAGCATTTCTTCCGGCATATCTCTCGCGAAATGAACCTGATGAAGGACTTGCTCGCCAACGGCTACCCGGAACAGGCCATCATGTACGCGTTGGCTCAGGAACAGCGGGCCGGCGCCGGCAGCGCCAAACCCAATGCTCCCTGCCCATGCGGCAGCGGTAAAAAGCATAAGAAGTGCTGCGGTGCGAAAAAATAA
- a CDS encoding sulfatase, which yields MKAIMLMFDSLNKHLLSAYGSDRAITPNFQRLKERTVRFDNFYVGSMPCMPARREIHTGRYNFLHRSWSPLEPFDDSMPEILKKHGIHTHLVTDHKHYWRDGGATYHSRYNTYEFVRGQEGDSWKGVVDKPIYHYESGEPEEIKQRRIASRTQHQINVQFMKDEQDHPLARTIQKGLAFIDENHAADNWFLQLECFDPHEPFFVPEKYLRMYGIDDASVFDGWPPYYFVTESEERKDAIQKYYLALLTMVDAYVGKVLDYMDKYDLWRDTLLIVNTDHGFLLGEHEWWGKNIMPLYNEVANIPFFIWHPEHPYRGEARQALAQTIDIPATLLDFFKLDKPADMQGASLVPAICDDTPIRDYALFGYHGCHINITDGRYVYMRSPQVHGAEDLFEYTLMPTSINRRLSPEELRHMTLHPGFRFTKGCQVLRIPASSVMTRGADRFGHRLYDLAENPKQDRQCRDAAVAERLLSAIRCMLEQSDAPPELWARYQLSDPASPLLGADPDWVPVFKDYAPQVRYGMLALMQHLEGTHQTAIIDKLNASAKSSWTTADLWAFVQQEVPPEQHAGVFYKLALEMRLD from the coding sequence ATGAAAGCCATCATGTTGATGTTCGATTCACTGAACAAACATTTGCTGTCCGCCTATGGCAGCGACCGGGCCATCACGCCCAACTTCCAGCGGCTGAAAGAAAGAACGGTGCGTTTCGACAATTTCTACGTCGGCAGCATGCCCTGCATGCCGGCCAGGCGCGAGATCCATACCGGCCGCTATAATTTCCTGCACCGGTCCTGGTCGCCGCTGGAGCCCTTTGACGACTCCATGCCGGAAATTCTGAAAAAGCACGGTATCCACACCCATCTGGTTACCGATCACAAGCATTACTGGCGCGACGGCGGCGCCACCTACCACTCCCGTTACAACACCTATGAGTTCGTGCGCGGGCAAGAGGGCGACTCCTGGAAGGGCGTGGTCGACAAGCCGATTTATCATTATGAATCCGGCGAGCCGGAAGAGATCAAACAGCGCCGCATCGCCAGCCGCACGCAGCATCAAATTAACGTGCAGTTTATGAAGGACGAGCAGGATCATCCGCTGGCCAGAACCATCCAGAAAGGCCTGGCGTTCATCGACGAGAACCACGCGGCCGATAACTGGTTCCTGCAACTGGAGTGCTTCGATCCCCACGAGCCGTTTTTCGTGCCGGAAAAATACCTGCGGATGTACGGCATTGACGACGCCAGCGTTTTTGACGGCTGGCCGCCCTATTACTTCGTCACCGAAAGCGAAGAACGCAAGGACGCCATTCAGAAGTACTACCTGGCCTTGCTGACCATGGTGGACGCCTATGTCGGCAAGGTCCTGGACTACATGGACAAATACGATTTATGGCGGGATACCCTGCTGATCGTCAACACCGACCATGGTTTCCTGTTGGGGGAGCATGAGTGGTGGGGCAAAAATATCATGCCGCTGTATAACGAAGTGGCGAATATCCCCTTCTTCATCTGGCATCCCGAGCACCCTTATCGCGGCGAAGCGCGGCAGGCGCTGGCGCAAACCATCGACATTCCCGCCACGCTGCTGGATTTCTTCAAGCTGGACAAGCCGGCGGATATGCAAGGCGCCTCTCTGGTGCCGGCGATTTGCGACGATACGCCGATACGCGACTATGCGCTGTTCGGCTACCACGGCTGCCATATCAACATTACCGACGGCCGCTATGTCTATATGCGTTCACCGCAGGTACACGGCGCCGAGGATCTGTTCGAATACACCCTGATGCCCACCAGCATCAACCGCCGGCTGTCCCCTGAAGAACTCCGGCACATGACGCTGCATCCGGGATTCCGTTTCACCAAGGGCTGCCAGGTGTTGCGCATCCCCGCTTCTTCGGTGATGACCCGGGGCGCCGATCGCTTCGGGCACCGGCTGTATGACCTGGCGGAAAATCCGAAGCAGGATCGTCAGTGCCGGGATGCCGCCGTCGCCGAACGCCTGCTGTCCGCCATCCGTTGCATGCTGGAACAAAGCGACGCGCCGCCGGAACTCTGGGCACGCTACCAATTGTCGGACCCCGCTTCTCCGCTGTTGGGCGCCGATCCGGACTGGGTGCCGGTTTTCAAAGATTATGCGCCGCAGGTGCGCTACGGTATGTTGGCCCTGATGCAACATCTGGAAGGCACTCATCAAACGGCAATAATTGATAAACTGAATGCTTCCGCCAAATCCTCATGGACCACCGCCGATCTGTGGGCCTTCGTGCAGCAAGAAGTCCCGCCAGAACAGCACGCCGGCGTGTTTTATAAACTGGCGCTGGAAATGCGGCTTGATTGA
- a CDS encoding fimbria/pilus chaperone family protein codes for MTIKRSLAQLLGGLWLTLGLAHSAGASFQLESMGIVLEENPGRVSFSIRNSSSEPILLATKVEDLDGKGFSKAVLLSPPIARIEAGQSQQVNFVLKPGTALPHEVMLKASFEGIGQAVDNSARMPVRQSIGLILQPKSVAVSKTPWDDLRLSAADGRLTLTNGGLHVVRLAPQLTLQPSGKVVTLENYYLMAGETQTLAVEGRPTSVMITPLSRYGFKQDAVTLAVK; via the coding sequence AACGGAGCCTGGCGCAGCTGCTGGGCGGGCTGTGGCTGACGCTGGGGCTGGCGCATTCCGCCGGGGCGTCGTTTCAGCTGGAGAGCATGGGCATCGTGCTGGAGGAGAACCCGGGGCGGGTGAGCTTCAGCATCAGGAACAGCTCGTCGGAGCCGATATTGCTGGCGACGAAGGTGGAGGATTTGGATGGCAAAGGGTTCAGCAAGGCGGTGCTGCTGTCGCCGCCGATAGCGCGCATCGAGGCGGGGCAGAGCCAGCAGGTGAACTTCGTGCTGAAGCCGGGTACGGCGCTGCCGCACGAGGTGATGCTGAAGGCGTCGTTCGAGGGGATAGGGCAGGCGGTGGACAACAGCGCGCGGATGCCGGTGCGTCAGAGCATCGGGCTGATATTGCAGCCGAAATCGGTGGCGGTGAGCAAGACGCCGTGGGACGACCTGCGGTTGAGCGCGGCGGACGGTCGGCTGACGCTCACCAACGGCGGGTTGCACGTGGTGCGGCTGGCGCCGCAGCTGACGCTGCAGCCGTCGGGCAAGGTGGTGACGCTGGAGAACTACTACCTGATGGCGGGCGAGACGCAGACGCTGGCGGTGGAAGGGCGACCGACGTCGGTGATGATCACGCCGCTGAGCCGCTACGGCTTCAAGCAGGACGCGGTCACGCTGGCGGTGAAGTAG
- a CDS encoding YidH family protein — MSWWTQGKSPDYRFTLANERTFLAWIRTALTFMAAAVGLDQLTDSTSLKVLIIVLALTAAALACYAYHRWAGNEKAMRHEQALGYPRLLIWLSTGLAAGILLTLATLVRP, encoded by the coding sequence ATGAGCTGGTGGACGCAGGGAAAATCACCGGATTACCGGTTTACATTAGCTAATGAACGCACCTTTCTGGCCTGGATCCGCACCGCGCTGACCTTTATGGCCGCCGCCGTCGGCCTAGATCAGTTGACGGACTCAACATCGCTGAAGGTGTTGATCATCGTGCTGGCGCTTACGGCGGCGGCGCTGGCCTGCTACGCCTACCATCGCTGGGCGGGCAACGAGAAAGCAATGCGGCATGAACAAGCCTTAGGCTATCCACGCCTGCTGATTTGGCTCAGCACGGGTCTGGCGGCAGGGATATTGCTGACGCTGGCCACATTGGTTCGGCCATGA
- a CDS encoding DUF202 domain-containing protein: protein MNAACPQRDPGLQPERTALAWQRTAFSLLLLALITARTGLYREEYVLAALGCASFFVAMLLVFGSFVRQKSLMGAMALPLVWSAWFKRLLSLALLFNALGLALHSALMLL from the coding sequence ATGAACGCCGCTTGTCCGCAGCGCGATCCTGGCCTGCAGCCGGAAAGAACGGCGCTGGCGTGGCAGAGAACCGCATTCTCTCTATTGCTGCTGGCGCTTATCACCGCGCGTACCGGCCTTTACCGCGAAGAATATGTGCTCGCCGCACTGGGCTGCGCTTCTTTTTTCGTGGCGATGCTGTTGGTATTTGGCTCTTTTGTTCGGCAAAAATCGCTGATGGGCGCGATGGCGCTCCCGCTTGTCTGGTCGGCGTGGTTTAAAAGATTGCTCAGCCTCGCCCTCTTGTTCAATGCGCTGGGTCTCGCGCTGCACAGTGCGCTCATGCTGTTATAG